A window of the Microtus pennsylvanicus isolate mMicPen1 chromosome 4, mMicPen1.hap1, whole genome shotgun sequence genome harbors these coding sequences:
- the LOC142848862 gene encoding vomeronasal type-1 receptor 4-like yields MVLNFIMEVIFFFMTVFGTLGNISVSVNNMISWWRGPEKKPIHIILIHLAFTNIMILLAKGLPKTLAAFGLRNFPGDTGCKIFIYLQRVTRGVSICTSGLLTVVQATTISPRASGWRRLRPKSAWHILSFFSFFWILNALIGMNLIQSIRSTSLNISQFKSEDGYCYFMQESQKTKWIVLPLMVLRDAVFQGAMGGASGYMVLLLHKHHQHVLHLQNSKLLYRTPPELRAAQSVLLLMLCFVFFYWTDCAFSLILSISLRNNSLMANIQKFLALGYATFSPFVLIHRDGLLPECWHAPCEKLRNYL; encoded by the coding sequence atggttttgaattttattatggAAGTGATTTTCTTCTTCATGACTGTGTTTGGCACTCTGGGgaatatttctgtttctgtgaataaTATGATCAGTTGGTGGAGAGGCCCTGAGAAGAAACCCATACATATTATTCTCATCCACTTGGCTTTTACAAATATCATGATCCTTCTTGCAAAGGGATTGCCAAAGACATTGGCAGCTTTTGGTTTGAGAAACTTCCCAGGTGACACAGGATGTAAGATTTTCATTTACCTGCAGAGGGTGACCCGTGGGGTCTCCATCTGCACCAGCGGTCTCCTCACTGTGGTCCAGGCCACCACCATCAGTCCCAGAGCATCTGGGTGGAGGAGGCTCAGACCAAAGTCTGCATGGCACAtcctttcattcttttcattcttttggatACTCAATGCTTTAATAGGTATGAACTTAATCCAGTCCATCAGAAGTACAAGCCTGAATATATCACAGTTTAAGAGTGAAGATGGCTACTGCTATTTTATGCaagaaagtcagaaaacaaaatggattGTTCTCCCTCTCATGGTCCTGAGAGATGCTGTGTTTCAGGGAGCCATGGGAGGCGCCAGTGGCTACATGGTACTTCTTCTCCACAAGCACCACCAGCATGTCCTCCACCTTCAGAACTCCAAGCTTCTCTACAGAACTCCCCCTGAGCTGAGAGCTGCTCAGAGTGTCCTCCTTCtgatgctctgttttgtttttttctattggaCTGACTGtgctttttctctaattttgagtATCTCTTTAAGGAACAATTCCTTGATGGCAAATATACAAAAATTTCTGGCTCTTGGTTATGCAACTTTTAGCCCCTTTGTGTTGATTCACAGGGATGGACTCCTGCCTGAGTGTTGGCATGCTCCGTGCGAGAAATTGAGAAACTATCTCTAA